TGGTGCCTAAactgaaataaacccaaaatatttaaatcaagAGTAGGCAAACACATGAATGAGAATATTGCTATTTAAGTCACATAAGAGTGTTTTTAAACAATGCACCTTGTCCCACACCTTCACATGCATGCGTATGTACGCACAGAGACATCACACTGCCACACGCAGCTTTCCTAGCTCCCTGTCCCCTTTCGCTGGCGATTCTGATGTCTGTCCGGACGTCTTTGCCAGTGGGGGTAACCACCTGCAGACAGACCATTCTTTTGCAACCTGCACTGCTATCTGCACAGCAGACATTCTCCCGAGCAGCCAGAGCTCACGCTTCATGAGCTCCTTCGGTCAGAAAAATCCTTCCTTGGTCAAAGCTAAATAGCTCCAGCAAATTTTATGAGCGGGATTGAGACCCTTTAGCTCCAGGTCCCTGTTTAACTACACATCCTGGCCTCGGCCCCTTCAGGCAAATTCCCCACCACTGCCGGCCAGGCTCATCAGCTAAACGCACAGACAGATGTGCAGCCGAACTTCggggtttgttttccattgAAACCCAACCCAgtcctgttttgtttcctgtttcacAGAACAACTGCCCAGCCTGCGTGTGGTGCGATCCCACAAAGCAGCCCCTGTTAACGGAAGGAACCCAGGTACCGCCAGAAAACCCATCCTGGAACAAACCCTCACAGAAACCGCGGCCGAAGCCAGGCCTCCCCCTTCCTCAGGGGAAATAATAACAACTAGAAGAAGGAAAAGCGCCGCACCCACACCACCACTGAGGTAAAGAGGTGAAGAACGCACGCAGCGCTCACCGGGGAGCAACCAGCGACTCGGatccccccttcccttcccttcccttcccttccctgcagggcgACGGTTTTTAACCGCCTTCCGCTGCCACCGTCGCCAACGACCGTTACGCGGCGGTACGCGCGGCTCCTCCGCACACAGGCGCGGCCCGGTCCCCGTCCCTCCGCTGCGGGCCCGCCGAGCGGCCGGCGGCAGCCCCGGGCTCGCACCGCCGAGGCCCGGCAGAGGCCGGCCCCTGCTCCCCCCGCCGCTCCCCCGCCGCCGACTCGTGCCTCGGCGGCGCCGCCTGGCGGCCGCCGCGCCGCCGTGCCCGGATACGGCGGGGGCTGCCGCGGCGCCGTGCGCCCGCTCGGCCCCGCGGTGCGGGCGGCCCCCGCTTCCCCCGCCGTGCCTTCCGTCCCACCCCCGGCGGAGCGGCGGCTGCATGGGGCGGCGctgagcggcggcggcgggcagcCATGCTGTCGAGGAAGGGGATCATCCCCGAGGAGTACGTGCTGACCCGGCTGGCGGAGGACGTGCCGGATCATGCCCGGTACCGCGCACGGGAGCGTCGGGCGCGTTTTGTGGGCAAGAACGGTGCCTGCAACGTGGCCCATAAAAACATCCGGGAGCAGGGACGCTTTCTCCAGGACGTCTTCACCACCCTGGTAGACCTCAAGTGGCATCACACGCTGCTCATCTTCACCAtgtccttcctctgcagctggtTGCTCTTCGGCATGGTGTGGTGGCTCATCGCTTTCGCCCACGGAGACCTGGATCACAGCACCCGGCTGCAGCGTGACCCCAGAGAAGGGGTAGAAGGGGCCCCGGCCAGCTTTGTTCCCTGCGTGACCAGCATCCACTCCTTCACCTctgccttcctcttctccatcGAGGTGCAGGTGACGATTGGCTTTGGGGGACGCATGGTGACAGAGGAGTGTCCCGCCGCCATCCTGGTGCTGATTGTGCAGAACATCGTGGGGCTGGTGATCAATGCCatcatgctgggctgcatcttCATGAAGACCTCGCAAGCCCACCGGCGAGCCGAGACCCTCATCTTCAGCAAGCACGCGGTCATCGCCCTGCGGGAGGGCAAGCTCTGCTTCATGCTGCGGGTGGGGGACCTCCGGAAGAGCATGATCATCAGCGCCACCATCCGCATGCAGGTGGTGAAGAAGACCACCAGCCTGGAGGGGGAGGTGGTGCCCCTCAACCAGATAGACATCCAGATGGAGAACCCTGTGGGGGGCAACAGCATCTTCCTCGTCTCCCCACTCATTATCTACCACGTGATAGACAAGAATAGTCCCCTCTACGACATCTCCCCTGTAAACCTTCACCACCATGAGGACCTGGAGATCATCGTCATCTTGGAAGGGGTGGTGGAGACCACTGGCATCACCACTCAAGCCAGAACCTCCTACCTGGCAGATGAAATTCTCTGGGGTCAAAGGTTTGTGCCCATTGTGGCAGAGGAAGATGGGCGATACTCTGTGGACTACTCTAAATTTGGCAACACAGTGAAAGTGCCCACTCCTTCGTGCACTGCTaggcagctggaggaggacAAGAGCATTATGGATACCATGCCGTTTTCCCCTAAAGGCACAATAAGGAAGAGGTCTGTCAAGCTAAAGCCCAAGTTTACCATAAGCGATGAGCCTTCCTGATGCCTTTTGACTGGGAAACTCTGTTAGGGCTTTGTGTCTGAAAGATCGCATAAACTCAAAACACTGAGGTGGcctcttacttttttttaaattcaggttGGTAGCACAAGGTATGTTCTGGTGTTATTTATTGTGGGATAAATCTAAAgctaattctatttttttaagcGTGAGAGATTTCAAGCAGCACTGAGAGTAGGGAAAACATGGTCTGCAGCTTTAAATTTGAGTTGAGACTGTTGTATTTAATTGCACGATCATTTTGCATTGATTCATCTGCAGGTAATGACATATTTTctcaaaaaataaatgtgtatttatcCTCGGAGTTTGCAGTACCTAGGGTCTTGCAGTGTCCTCAAGTCAGTAGTTTTTAACTGGTTTTTTTCTAACTTGAACAATCAatatagcaaaataaaatatgaataattaATAAAGTAGGCTGGATTTTAATGATAACAAAAAGGTCAGGCAATGTTATGTACGATACAAGACCAGATCTGGAAATGTctatgttttatgctctttatGTCTCAAAGAAATTAACTGCCAGATTTGCTTCATCCATATTGTATGGAGCCACTGCTATCACATGCAATATGAAATGTAGTTGAATATCTGCTTTTGTTTATATTATAACCCTTTACACTTCCAAAAGGAAACATTCAGGAATCCCTTTTTGGACTGTACATTTCTGATGGTAGGCAATGCTTTGCCTTTAGAAAGAGTAGTGGTGAATAAAGCAACTGACATTAattataaataggaaaaaatctGTATTCTGATTTCTAAAAGAAGAGAAGCAActtcacacacatgcacaaagcCACATGGCAATAGGatctcaataaaaaaaaagatctaaTCTCTCCCTTAGGTCAGAATGAATACTGTTAGATAATTAGGGAATAGACAAAGATACTTAAATGAAAGGGCAGTGCTGAATGCTGAAATTCCGTCTGCATGCAATGGGCAAAACCTTTcactcctttcctttttgtaaAAGATGTCCAGGTTCCTGTGCTTAGGGAGAGATCTGTAAGACAGTGCGGTCGCTTCCGGGATGCTTTGTCACCAAACATACGCCTGCTGAGGAAACTATTCCCTTTCCATTTACATCCTGACCTCCCTACCCAGCAAGTGCCTGCCTTGGTTTTTAGCAAAAAGCAAGACCTGGTATTTACCACCAACAGTGAAGGAGCCGTGTTCACCTCCTCAGTTCCACAGTGACAACAGGAGCGATTCCCTTTTATACACTCTTGCAAATGTGTTATCTGGGGATATTAGTAACATCagcaattttatttctctgcaggGTTATTAGGAGATAGTAGCAGTATTAACTGCAGTATGGTATTAACAGGGGAAACTGccacttaaataaaaaaaggtaaCGTCCAAATAAAACCTAAATAAGCGTTACAGATTTGATCCAACACCTGGTTACAAGCTGTGCAGAGAGGCACCAAGTTACTTCCAACTTATTTAAGGAGCTTATAGTATCAAGTTCTTGTATGTTGCATAGTTCACGGCATACACCTAAATGGTTTGTGTTAGCAATAATATGCCAGATATTTGAATGCCTTGTCAGTGTAACAATATGCCAAACTCATTCAAAAGTGTGACAAAACTTCCATATTGACTATGGAAAATTTTCAGGCATctataataaaatgaaataacatttgGATAAAATCAAAGGttgttttaaaatgacaaaatagTAGttatattttcaatatttatatatttcagtTTATGAAGACCTGTATCAGCATTATCAGACTGCGGGTTAAAAGAATACATGCCTGTTCAGATTTCAGATTCCCAATACACCAATAGTATTCTGTGAACAGCTCTGAAAATGTGCTGCTTCACCATGAAAAGACAGTCAAACTAGCATTAACAAGCAGTCAGCAAAGAAAAATTGGAAAGGCCTATTTTACATTTGTAATcataaaaaaaacttttttataTAATAGAGCATAATTAAATGCTTTTGATGATTAAACATCTTCTGTAAGGTTGAGTCTAACTGTCACATTCTTTTCCAGATTTCCCTTTTAGTGCTTCTGTTCCATCTCCCACTGCCTATCTGAGGGGCACTTACAGTAGGGCTGTTTGCCTTTCCTAGACACCTTTGTCCCTTTGAAAGTTCATTGTTCTTTATCACTTGTCACAATACCACTGCTCTATTCTTATTACAGTCATAGACAAAATATTAGAGTTAGCTTTCTAGTGACTTAAAATCATTGTCTTCTCTCTAGTCTCTTTAGTGCTCTATTTCGATGTGTAAGAAAGACGCAGCTTGAGGTGCTCGCATAAAACCTTTTCAGCTCTGGTAGctttttaaagctcttttcaaGATCTGACCCAAATGTGAAGCAGTTTCAGGAACACTACCATGCAACTATTTTCAGGAGCTGATGCAAGCCTCTTTTTCACTAAGGGAAATCTGTGCAACAGAGAGGTAAAAAATTCCATTTGTTCACTGTGAGATGGAGGGGAAAGACTGGAGGAAATAGGTTGTATTCGCTGGGCTGCTTTCAGGACCACCTTTTGTTACTTGTTTTACAAGTATCTGCCCGATTTTCTGCAGTCTTGCAATAAATAGGCATCATAATATTACGAGGAAGGCAAGATTTGTACTATTAAAATCACCGTGGTGAATTATTTCAGTCAAAGTGTTGGTGATTTTGAATCTCAGGATTCTTGTAATTTTAAATCCCTCTGTCCTTTCACgatttaaaatattcagaagcATTTCGGGGGCAGAGCAAGGTCGAGtaagtgtatttattttgtcCTAGGGATATTACTTCTTTGTGAGGAtcttttattttgtcatttacAAAGTATTTGGGAATGCAAATATCTGAAATTTTCTTAAAGTGGTACTTGTGCAGACCGCCCCCATACTCTGTAGGAAGGTTCTGAAGAAGACGTCAGCGCTATCATTTGATGTAGAAAAGTCCTCATTCTTAGCAATGAGCAAGCACTGCATTTTCCACAGTTGAAGTCCAAAGTGAGTGGGCTTTTGAACTTTCTTTCTCATCCTATGTCGCTTTTTGGTAAGTGGTATCGCACCTGAGATCCTGCCAAACAGCTAGAGGAGTGCGCTGTGCCTTCCACTGCCAGTACCTCTCCAGGTGTGCTCTGCACAGAAACCAGTGTGAGGGAAATAGGAGGCTACTTGCTCAGCAGCTTGCCCTGACTGGGGGGAGGATGTGGACACAAAAAGTGGGAAGCTGTAGGTTTTGTAGTGACCCACTGCTGAGTTTAGGGTCTGGTGTAACCGGCTGTGTCTATGGGAATTGCTTTCATGTGCTTCAGAGTCTGGAGACCATTATCAGTTTATACTCAGTCCACACTGTTTAGTATATTCAACTGGAATTTGTTAAGCTGTTTGGATGGACAGAAGGATCACAGAGCTTATAATCAGAAAGAGACTGGAGAACACTTAAGTtatatagagtcatagaatcatagaatagttagggttggaaaggaccccaagatcatctagttccaacccccctgccatgggcagggacacctcacactaaaccatcccacacaaggcttcatccaacctggccttgaacactgccagggatggagcactcacaacctccctgggcaacccattcctaagaggaaagaatttcctccttatatccaatttaaacttcccctgtttaagttttaacccgttaccccttgtcctgtcactacagtctctgatgaagagtccctccccagcatccctacaggcccccttcaggtaccggaaggctgctattaagtccccacgcagccttctcttctccaggctgaacagccccaacttcctcagccacAGTTTAAAATACTTGTAGTGACTGCTGATGAGAACACAGCAACTGGGAGTATCAGTTTCATGTTGCTTTTCGTAATAAAATCAAGTGGCATATGTATGCAAAATAGAGTATAACAAGGTTTGACCTTGTCTCTTTATCTCCCAAAGCAGGTGATAAGTACAGCATTATAGCAGTGTACTTCAGTAGGACAATGGCCCTATAAAATAGATACAAACCAGAAGTAAACTCAAGAGGCTGCATATTAAGGCAAAAGAAGGTGAggggcaaaaaaccccaatattTAACTCCACAAGTGACACAGTGGGAAGACAATGTCAAGAAGtaacaaactattttctttcgAAGCCCTTTGCACCAGTACAGGTGTGACGATGCTGAGGTGGGAGATCAGAGACCTAAAAAGCAGATATGAGAGGCTGGTGTAAATGTCTTGTTAAAGGCCAAGGTTTACGTGCTGGCATAGATTAGCAGTGGGGTTAATGTCAAAATTCAGTCAGCCCTGTAAAGCGAGACTGTGGGCTGGACATGATTTGCATTGCTCAATCCAGTGGGTAAATATTGCTGCATGTTGTGCAAGGTACAGGTCACAGCACAGCCCTGTTGGAAGCAGTGTTAGGAGGGCTCTGTGGCAACAGATTCTAGTGGTTAGTTATTTATTAATAGTAAATAAGATCAATCTAATGAATAGTAGttcactgaaaacagaagtttcttTATGTTTTCCAACCTCTTCCACTCTTTTTTTGTATATTGTTCACCCCTAAAGGTAATTATTGTAGGTCTGCTAGCACAGATTTTTTTGATTTGGGATAAAGCACAAGAATGCTttgggaaataaaatacaaaaataaaacagatattGGAAGCCCAATATCTATTGTGAAAATGCCAAGCTTGCAACTTTCACAGGGATTCCTTGTACAGAGCAAGGAAATACCTATTCCTAGGAACTGAATATTAATAAACTACCATAGATTATTCCCTTTTGTTCATTCTGCAGGTCCCTGTGGAAGGGAAAATGGTTTAGCTCTTCAAGTTAGGattcaggagaaaagaaagttaaaaatcaCTGTGTTTTAGGCTCCCTGGTTACAACTTTCTGTCTCTGGTGTTTCTCGCTGCTACTAAAAGTAGACAGAGTCAATGCTCTTTGCAGTGCATGTTCCCGTGTGGCACTGCATTCATCCAGGGCCAGCTTCCCAATTCCAAGGTAGACTTCTCAAACCCAACAACCGTGACCCAAGGTTcctggaaggcagcaggaaaagtCCCACCTATTTCAGTGGATTTTTTGATCAAAGGACATAATCTGCCAACCTGCTGAAAGCATGTCAAGCAAAACTGCTGCTTGAGTTGAGAGGACCCTTATATGAAGGAGACTTTGGGTAAACTGGACCAGAGCAGGCGGTGGGACGTGTGCTTGGTGTGGCTGCTGACTGTCTCACTGCCTGTAAAAAATGAATCATTGTACTATTTTTGATTCAGCAACAGGAGAATGATACGTGATACAAACCTCCACACCCTCCCAAGGAGAACtattaaaagagcagaagacatTCTTGAGAGGCTGCAGATACTCCTGCCTCCATCTTGCTCTTGGCA
The Lathamus discolor isolate bLatDis1 chromosome 6, bLatDis1.hap1, whole genome shotgun sequence DNA segment above includes these coding regions:
- the KCNJ11 gene encoding ATP-sensitive inward rectifier potassium channel 11; its protein translation is MLSRKGIIPEEYVLTRLAEDVPDHARYRARERRARFVGKNGACNVAHKNIREQGRFLQDVFTTLVDLKWHHTLLIFTMSFLCSWLLFGMVWWLIAFAHGDLDHSTRLQRDPREGVEGAPASFVPCVTSIHSFTSAFLFSIEVQVTIGFGGRMVTEECPAAILVLIVQNIVGLVINAIMLGCIFMKTSQAHRRAETLIFSKHAVIALREGKLCFMLRVGDLRKSMIISATIRMQVVKKTTSLEGEVVPLNQIDIQMENPVGGNSIFLVSPLIIYHVIDKNSPLYDISPVNLHHHEDLEIIVILEGVVETTGITTQARTSYLADEILWGQRFVPIVAEEDGRYSVDYSKFGNTVKVPTPSCTARQLEEDKSIMDTMPFSPKGTIRKRSVKLKPKFTISDEPS